Sequence from the Erythrobacter insulae genome:
TGACCCATGCGCATTACAAGACAGGCGAGCTGTTTGACATGGCCGCAATGACGAAAGCCGCGCATGATGCGGGCGCTTTGGTGCTTTGGGATTTGTCGCACAGCACGGGCGCAATGCCGGTCGATTTGAACGGCGTTGACGCGGATTTTGCGACGGGCTGCGGATACAAATATCTATGCGGAGGGCCCGGAGCGCCTGCTTTTGCCTATGTCGCAGAGCGGCATCATGCGGGTCTGGCACAGCCGCTTACCGGGTGGTTTGGACATGCGCGTCCCTTTGCCTTTTCCGACGAATACGAGGCCGCCCCCGGCATAGAGCAATTGCAATGTGGTACCTCGCCGATTCTGGGGCTTGCCGCTTTGGAGGTGGGTGTCGATCTGATCGCGGAGATCGGTGTGGACCGGCTTTATGCCAAGTCTCAGGCGCTTTCCGAGTTCTTCCTCGAATGTATGGCCGCGCACGGTATGAGCCTCGAGCTTGTCAGCCCGTCTCAAAGCGATGAGAGAGGCAGCCAGCTCAGCTTTCGCCACGAGAATGCCTATGGCCTGTGCCAAGCATTGATCGCGCGCGGCGTAATCGGCGATTTCCGCGACCCTGATATTTTGCGCCTTGGTTTTGCGCCTGCTTATCTGCGGTTTGAAGACATGGCCGAAGCCGCGCGGCATCTGGCTGAGGTGTTTGCAGGCGAGGAATGGCGACGCGAAGAGTTTAACCGGCGCGCTGCGGTGACTTAACCTTTAATCATCAAAGTCATTGGTCAGATGGATCGTCCAGAACCGTTCCATATGAAGATAAGTCATCGAAGCGGTCCAGGTGACCATGACCAGACCATTGAGCGCTTCCAATCCGCTCAACAAGCGGATTTCGCCAGTTGGATAGATGTCTCCGATACCGAGCGTCGTATAGCTGGTTAGCGAGAAATAGAATGCATCATTGAGCGCGCCTGAATCGGGCCCTGCAATCGTTCCGACCGCAAACACATTCTCGAGCAGCAGATAACCCCCCGCATAAAGCGTTACGTGCAGCACATGAGAGAGGATCGCAGCCGAAAGCATCATCCAGAGACGCACCCTTGGATTAACTTCAAGGTCGTTTGCGCCGAGCGAGGTGTGCCGCAAAATCTCATAATGGATGAGAATGGTTGCGGCGATCAGCAAGGCTGCAAGTACGAGCGTAGTCATTTGAATAAACTTGAACCGATCTGTGCCCGGGTCAAGCGGCCATTATCGGCAGGTTCCGGCTTACGCTTCCAGCTCGATGTCCCAATACAGCCAGTCGCGCCATGTTTCGTGGAGGTAATTTGGCGGGAATTGTTTGCCGAATTGCTGCAATTGCCAAGTGGTCGGGCGAATTGGTTTCATCTGCACAGGCATGGCGGCCTGTTTCGGCGTGCGGCCGCCCTTTTTCATATTGCACGGAGCGCAAGCGGTGATGATGTTCTCCCACGTGGTTTTTCCGCCGAGACGGCGCGGGATCACGTGATCGAATGTCAATGTGTTGCCGCCGCCGCTGCCGCTGCCGCAATACTGACATTCAAATTTGTCACGCAGAAACACGTTGAAGCGGGTGAACGCGGGAAATTCGCTTTGCTTTACATATTGGCGAAGCGCGATGACGCTCGGGATTTTCATGTCGAGGCTGGGCGAATGAACCTCACGGTCATAGCTCGCAACGATATCGACCCGGTCGAGGAACACGGCTTTGATTGCAGTTTGCCACGGCCATAGGCTGAGCGGATAGTAGGATAGCGGAGTGTAATCCGCATTGAGCACCAGCGCAGGACAACCGGCAAGGTTGCGCGATGGATCTTCCTGAGCGCTGCGGAACTTTGCCGCTGTTTCGATCAGTTCGCTTTTGAACACGCCTTGCGTTCCTCCCTGATTGGTTTGAACATGGCTTGGCATGGCCGTGAGTCAAAGCCACGGCAGTGCGTATATCCACAGGGAAAATCTGCTTATCACAAGTGGATGGCGCCGGAAACGCCGCTGTGGCAAAGCGGTTCGGGTGAAAACCGTCACCCGCTTTGCCCCGAGCCCCAATGGCAATTTGCATATGGGCCATGCCTATTCGGCGATTTATGCGCATGATCTGGCGCGGGATGCAGCAGGGCAATTTCTGCTCCGGATCGAGGATATTGACGGTCCGCGTTCGCGCCCGGAATTCATCGATGAATTCCGCCGCGACCTTGAATGGCTGGGGCTGGAATGGGACGAGGTGCCCGCGCAATCGACCCGCATCGACAGCTATAATGAAGCGGCCGCCAAACTGGAGGCGGGCGGGTGGCTGTATCGCTGCAGCTGCACCCGAAAACAGATCGACGCATTGGAGCCGCGGCGAGGGGCGGACGGGCTGAGCTATCCCGGATCTTGCCGTAACACCCCGCATCCGGCGGACGAACCCGCTGCGCTAAGGCTGGATGTCGAAAAAGCCATGGATTCGCTGGGCGAGCTGGTCTGGACCGATGAGGTTGCCGGATCGGTGGTGGCTGATCCCCGCGAATTTGGCGATGTGGTGATTGTACGCAAAGATTTGCCGGCAAGCTATCATCTGGCCGCGACGCTTGATGATGCCGCAGACGGTGTAACGGTTGTGACGCGCGGTAAAGACCTATTCGCGGCGACCCATGTGCACCGGATATTGCAGGAATTGCTCGAATTGCCGGTGCCGCATTGGCATCATCACCGATTGCTAATGGATGATGACGGGCAAAAGCTGGCGAAGCGGCGCGGCTCGCCCGCTCTCAAAGACCGGCGCGAAGCGGGTGAAGACGGTTTGGCGCTTGCCGAGCAATTGCGATTGCAGAAAAATCGATCTGGAACTTAGCGCGCAGGTGCCCATTTAATCGGTATGAACTATTTTCTTATCGCTGTGCTCGTGGTGCTGTGCATCATGGTGATCGTCTCGCTAGTGCGCGGGGTGGTTGCATTTCTCCAAACCACTAAAATCGACCTTGAGACAGGTGAGGGCGAAACCGCGACCGACATGCAGCTCTTGCAAAACAAAGCCATGTTCGCGCGGATCAAGTATCAGGCGCTGGCCATTGCAGTCGTTGCCATCATGCTCGCTGTGGCGCGCTGAGTCGCCTGATGGTCAAGCTCAACAAGATATACACGCGCACCGGCGATGATGGCACAACGGGCCTCGTTGATGGATCGCGCTGTCCCAAACATTCGGCCCGGATCGCCGCCATTGGCGAGGTTGATCTGGCCAATAGCGTTATTGGTCAGGCCATCTGCGCCATCACAGACGAGGCGCAGCGCGCCGTATTGACGCGGGTTCAGAACGATCTGTTCGATCTGGGTGCCGACCTTGCGACACCTTCCGGGGATGGCGATTTTGCGCCGTCTGAAATGGTTTTGCGAATGGTGCCCGATCAGGCGACATGGATCGAAGAGCAGATAGATGGTTTCAATCACCGGCTCGAACCGCTGACCAGCTTTGTCTTGCCCGGTGGCAGCGAAGCAGCGGCGCGCGTGCATGTCGCGCGGGCGACTGCGCGGTCCGCCGAACGTGCGGTGACCGCGATGGCAGCGGAGACCCCGGTTAATCCCGCAGCGGCGGCGTATATCAATCGTCTGTCCGATCTTTTGTTTGTGCTGGCCCGCGTCTTGAATGACGATGGCAGGGTCGATGTGAAGTGGGTGCCAGGCGCCAACCGCTAAAACTGTCCGCTGGTATTTGCCTGTATCCGCCGCTAACAGGCGCGAAGATACAAATTGCTGCACTTGCGAAGTGCACCGGGCAAAGGAATAAGACCATGCGGAATATCGCTGTAATCGGTGCCGGCCAGATGGGGACGGGCATTGCCCAAACTGTCGCTCAAAATGGCATGAACGTGATGCTATCGGATGTTGACCTTGCGCGTGCCGAAGCGGGCAAAGCCGTGATCGAAAAAGCGCTTGTGAAACTGGTCGGGCGCGGAAAAATCGAAGCCGATGCCGCTGAAACGGTGCTCACCAAGATAACGCCAGTCGCCGATTATGCGCCGATGGCAGACGCAGATATCATTATCGAAGCCGCTACCGAGCGGGAAGAGATCAAGAACGCGATTTTTGAAAGCGTCGGCAAAGTGCTTTCCGCAGATGCCGTGATGGCATCCAACACCAGCTCGATCCCGATCACCCGCATGGCGAACCATTCGCCTGACCCCGCGCGCTTTATCGGTCTGCACTTCTTCAATCCGGTCCCGGTCATGGGTCTGATCGAAGTCATCCCTGGCCTTGCCACATCGCAAAACACGACCGACCGCATAACCGCTTTTGCCGAAGGATTGGGCAAGCAAGTTGTGCTGAGCCAGGACGAACCGGGATTTGTGGTCAATCGCATCCTTCTGCCGATGATTAACGAAGCGGTGTTCGTGCTTGGCCAGTCAACCGCAGGGATTGCGGATATCGATAAAGGCTGCCGGCTTGGCCTGAATCACCCGATGGGGGCTTTGGAACTTGCAGACTTTGTAGGGCTGGATACGTGCCTCGATATTATCAACGTGCTGTATAAGACAACGCGGGATACCAAATATCGACCCGCGCCGTTGTTGGTGAAATATGTCGAAGCGGGCTGGCTTGGGCGCAAAACGGGACGCGGGTTCTACGATTATACTGGGGAAGTACCGGTCCCCACCCGGTAAATCGGGTGAGTATGCGCGAAGAGATTATTCGTCGTCTTCGCCGTCTTTTTCACTGCCTGCCCATCCGCCAAAGCTGGCTTCTCCGTCACCTTTATCCTGATCGCTCAGATAGGCGTCTTTCTTCTCTCCGCTGGCGTCAAAGCCGCCGAAAACTTCCGGTGTCGGGTCAAACCCCTGCGCATCATCGATCAGCTCGTCATCAGTGGCAAAACGCATGATGACGTCTTCTGTCTCGGGGGATGCCGGTTTGCTGCGCTTTGCGGGTGTACCGATTGTGTCTTGTTCCGGGCCAAGATCACCGAATTTACGCCCGGCAGCCCGATCCTGCGCTGTTTCACCGTCGCCGAATGTCTCGACAGTTTTGTGCAAGGTCCCCGGATCATCCTCGGTCCCGACAAACAACGCGACACTCACCAATGTGATGCCGACATAGGCGAGAGCCGCCTTGGGATTCTGAAACAAAGCCTTCATAGCGTTACGGCAATAAGGCCAAGATATTAAGTTTCGGTGGAGATCACTTCACGCTTGAGATCATACAGCAGATCCAGCGCTTCACGCGGGGAGAGCGCATCGAGATCGGTCTCGCTCAACCGCGCTGCAAGGCTGGCGTCTGGCGATGGTTCGGGCTCCACCGTTTGCGCAGCGGCGGCGAAAAGCGGCAGCTCTCCCAGACCGGCGGCGATCCCGCCCGTTTCCGATCGGGCCTGTTCCAGCTTGGCAAGCACTTGCGATGCGCGCTTGACCACGGCATCCGGCACTCCGGCGAGTTTAGCCACAGCAAGGCCGTAAGACCGGTCAGCTGGCCCCTCTGACAATTCGTGCAGCAGCACCAGATCGCCCTTCCACTCGCGCGCGCGGACATGGTGCAGCGACAACGCCTCGCATGTCTCGGCCAGTCGCGCGAGCTCATGATAATGGGTTGCGAACAGGCACCGGCACGCAATGCGCGAATGCACCGCTTCGACCACGGCCCATGCCAGCGCCAGACCATCATAGGTCGAGGTTCCGCGCCCCACTTCATCCAGAATGACAAAACTGCGAGTTGTCGCTTGCGCCAGAATGGCAGCGGTTTCGACCATTTCGACCATAAATGTGGAGCGCCCGCGCGCAAGGTTGTCTGACGCGCCGACGCGGCTGAACAGACGATCAACCAGTCCGATTTGCGCCGCTTCGGCGGGCACAAAACACCCCGCTTGCGCCATGAGCACGATCAGCGCATTCTGCCGCAGAAAGGTCGATTTGCCGCCCATATTGGGCCCGCCGATCAACCACAATCGATCATCGGGCGCGAGCGCGCAATTGTTCGCCACAAACCGCTCACCTGTCTTGGCCAATGCGGCTTCGACGACGGGGTGCCGTCCGCCGGTAATGGTAAGGCCGGGCTCCTCTGAAATGGTGGGCAACGCCCATTCACCTTCGGATGCACGCTCGGCATTGCCTGCGGATACATCGATCCGCGCCAGCGCCGCAGCAGTCGCAGCGATGGCTTGACGCGCGGCGGTAACTTCCTCGGTCAATTCTTCGAAATGCGCCTCTTCTGCGGCGAGCGCGCGCCCGCCTGCTTCTGAAATCCGCGAGGCTTCTTCGTGCAGGTTAAGCGAATTGAACCGCACTGCGCCTTTCATCGTCTGCCGGTGGGTAAAGCCGCTGGTCGCGTCCATCAGCGCATCGGCATGGCGGCTGGGCACTTCGATAAAGTATCCCAGCACACCGTTATGCTTGATCTTGAGCGAGGCGATTCCGGTTTCATCGCGATAGCGCGCTTCCATCGCGGCGATGGCGCGGCGGGCATTGCCGGATACTTCGCGCAGGTCATCGAGGCTGGCATCATAACCATCAGCGATATAGCCGCCATTGGAACGCTCGGTCGGCGGAGAAGCCACCAATGCGCGCGCCATGTGATCCACCAATGCTCCGTGCCCGATCAGCCGGGGAAGCAAGCTGTCAAGCAAGGCTGGGCGATCCGTTTCGAGCGAGAGGCGTTCATACACTCGGCTTGCTTCGCGAAGACCATCGCGCACCTGACCAAGATCGCGCGGGCTACCGCGTCCCGCAACAATGCGGCCCAGTGCGCGGCCGATATCGGGCAAAGCGCGCAACGTATCGCGCAGATCCGCCCGCTCAATCGGTCTCTCACGCCAGAACTGCACCAGCTGCAAACGGTCCTCGATGGCTGCCTGGTTGAGCAACGGAGCGGAGAGATCTTCAGCGAGCAAACGCGAACCCGCGCCCGTCGCGCAGCGATCGAGCGACGCGATGAGGCTGCCGTTGCGCCCGCCAGTTGAGCTTTCCAGAATTTCAAGACTGCCGCGTGTTGCCTCGTCCATGGTCATACCGGATGCACTTTCACGAACCACCGGAGGCAGCATCAAAGGCAGCGCGCCGCGCCCGACATGGTCGAGATAAGCAATCAGGCCGCCAGCGGCCGCCAGCATGGCGCGCGAGAAAGTGCCAAACCCGTCCAGCGTCGCGACACCATGCAGCGATTTGAGCCGTTCAGCCCCGGCATCGCTGGAGAAGGTGCTGCGCGAATGATACGTCAGCTCGTCCGGGCCCAGCGCCCAGTCTTCGGGCGCAACAATTTCGGTCGCGCCGATCCGGGCCAGTTCTGCGCCAAGCATTTCGGGCGAACATTGCTCCAGCGCCATGGTGCCGGTGGAGATATCGATGCTGGCAATGCCGATTGTCCCGCGCACTTCGGCCAGCGCGGCCAGCAGATTGGCCGCGCGCGGATTCAGCAGCGCTTCTTCGGTCAGCGTTCCGGCGGTGACAAAGCGGACGATGTCGCGCTTTACCAGCACCTTGGATGAAGGTTTGCCTTCGCGTTTCGCGCGCTCTTTGGCTTCGCCCGGTGTTTCGACCTGTTCGGCAATGGCCACCCGTTGCCCTGATTTGATCAGCCGGGCGAGATATCCTTCGGCGGCGTGCACCGGTACCCCGCACATCGCCACTGGCTGGCCATCATGTTCACCCCGCGATGTCAGTGCGATGTCGAGAATATTGGCGGCAACCTTCGCATCATCGAAAAACAATTCGAAAAAATCACCCATTCGATAAAACAACAGTGATCCCTCCGCCTCTTTCTTAAGAGCGAGATATTGCTGCATCATTGGGGTTGCGGTGCCAGCCATCTGACCGGCCTAGACAGGCTAGAGCCGATTCGGAACGGCTTAGGGCAGGGTTTCCCCTATCGTTTGCGTTTCGGTGCCGCTAAACGGGCTGCGAATGAATTTTCTGCGACTTTCTGGGGTAAGGGAACAACCACATGGCTGACGATCGAAAGAGCGGTTTTACGACGCGCGAAGCATTGTTTTATCACGAAACGATCCGTCCAGGAAAACTGGAGATCGTCGCGACCAAACCGATGACGTCGCAGCGCGATCTGAGCCTCGCCTATTCGCCGGGTGTTGCCGCCCCGGTCGAGGCGATTGCGGCGGACCCATCGCTGGCCACCCGCTACACCGCAAAAGGCAATCTTGTGGCTGTGATTTCCAATGGTTCAGCCATCCTCGGCCTTGGTAATCTCGGCGCGCTGGCGTCCAAGCCGGTGATGGAAGGCAAAGCGGTGTTGTTCAAACGGTTTGCCGATGTCGACTCGATTGATATCGAGCTCGATACCGAAGACCCCGAAGCTTTCATCAATGCCGTCGCGCTGATGGAGCCGAGCTTTGGCGGGATTAATCTGGAAGATATCAAAGCGCCAGAATGCTTCATTATCGAAGCCGCCTTGCGCGAGAGGATGAACATTCCGGTCATGCATGATGACCAGCACGGCACAGCGATCATCACCGCTGCCGGCCTGTTGAATGCGTGCCACCTGACCGACCGCGATATCAAAGATGTAAAAGTCGTTGTGAACGGGGCAGGGGCCGCGGCAATCGCCTGTACCGCTTTGATCAAGGCGATGGGCGTTTCCCATGAGAATGTGATCATGTGTGATCGCAGCGGTCCGATTACACCCGGCCGCGACAATGTCGATCAGTGGAAGAGCGCGCATGCGGTTCAGACGAGCGCGACGACGCTTGAGGAAGCGCTGGACGGAGCCGATATCTTCCTCGGCCTGTCGGCGGCAGGCGCGCTTAAGCCGGAATGGGTGAAGAAGATGGCGGACAAACCGATTATCTTCGCAATGGCCAATCCCGTGCCCGAAATCATGCCAGACGAAGCCAAAGCGGTGCGGCCCGACGCGATTATCGCCACCGGCCGCAGCGATTTCCCCAACCAGGTCAACAATGTCCTTGGCTTTCCGTTCATCTTCCGCGGCGCGCTTGATGTGCAAGCGACAACGATTAACGAAGAAATGAAAGTCGCCGCTGCGCAGGCCATCGCCGAACTCGCGCGTGAACGTGTGCCGGAAGAAGTCGCCAGCGCCTATGGCAAGAACCAGAAATTCGGCACCGACTACATCATCCCTGCGCCGTTTGATCCGCGTTTGATCGAAGTGGTGTCCTCCGCTGTGGCAAAGGCTGCGATGGATTCGGGCGTTGCCAAGTCAGAGATCGCCGATTTTGACGAATACCGCACCAAGCTGAAATCGCGCCTCAACCCGACCACGTCCGTTCTCGCAGGCGTTTACAACGAAGCGAAGGCCAATCCGAAACGGATGGTGTTCGCCGAGGCTGAAGAAGAAGTCATGCTGCGCGCGGCAATCCAGTACCGTGATTTTGGATATGGCACGCCAATCCTTGTCGGCCGGACCAAAGCCGTGCTCGATAAACTGCATCAGCTTTCAGTGTCCGATCCCGGCAGCTTTGAAATCCAGAACTCGGCCGATAGCGAGCATGTGCCCGCCATGGTCGATTACCTTTACAAACGCTTGCAACGCAAAGGGTATACCGAGCGGGACGTGCGCCGCCTGGTCAATCAGGAACGCAATGTCTTTGCCACACTGCTTGTCGCGCTGGGCCACGGTGATGGCATGATTTCCGGTCTCACGCGGACCTTCGCGCAAACTGTGCGTGAAGTGAACATGGTGCTTGATAAGAAACCGGGCGCCCTGCCGTTCGGTATTCATATGATGATCGGCAAGAACCACACGACATTCCTTGCAGACACCACCATGAACGAACGGCCCAATGCCGAAGAATTGGCGCATATCGCCAAGGAAACAGCGGCAGTGGCCCGCCGGATGGGCCACGAACCGCGTGTCGCGTTCCTGTCTTATTCCACCTTTGGCAATCCTTCGGGTCAGTGGCTCGGCAATATCCGTGAAGCGGTCGCTATCCTTGACCGCGAGGATCCCGGTTTTGAGTATGAAGGTGAAATGGCACCCGATGCCGCGCTCAATCCCAAAGTCATGAAGCTGTACCCGTTCAGCCGCCTTTCCGGGCCTGCCAACGTGTTGATAATGCCCGGCCTGCAATCGGCCAACCTTTCGGCCAAGATGCTTCGCGAGCTGGGAAGCAACGCGACAGTCGGCCCGATGCTGCTGGGTATGGATAAGCCGGTTCAGATCGTGCCGATGACGGCGCTGGCTCCTGATGTGTTGACTTTGGCGGTGCTCGCCGGTGCGGGCGTAGTCGTCTGATCCGGGGATGGGCGGGATTGCCAGCCAGCGTGACCGGTTTTCGATCCCTGCCGATGTCCATTATCTCAATTGCGCTTATATGGCGCCGCTGTCGCATGGGGTTCTTTCTGCGATGGAGGACGCGGCGCGTCTAAAGGCTGAACCGTGGAATTTTAAACCGGCGGACTTCTTCGCCGTTTGCGAACATTTCCGCACGCGTGCGGCGAAGGTGGCACGGGTCAGCGCGGATAATCTCGCAATTGTCCCCTCCGTTAGCTACGCGCTGGCGCTCGCAGCGAAAAACCTTCCGCTCGCGGCCGGTCAGCAGATTGTCACGCTTGCCGACCAGTTTCCCTCCAACATATATGTGTGGCGCGACTTGGCCGAGCGGTGCGGAGGCACAGTCATTGCGGTCCAGCGTGATGATGACGCGGCCTGGACCGAAGCGGTTCTGGACGCGATTGGGCCAGACACTGCGATTGTCGCCGTGCCGCATTGTCATTGGGCCGATGGCCGGATCGTGGATTTGACGGCGGTCGGTGCAATGTGCCGCTCGGTTGGCGCGGCGCTTGTGCTGGATCTCACGCAATCACTTGGAGCGATGCCCATTGATCTGGCCGAGGTCCAACCGGACTTCGCGGTTGCTGCTTGCTACAAATGGCTGATGGGTCCGTATGGTATCGCGATGCTGTATGTTAACCCCAAGCATCATGCGGGCGAGCCATTGGAATACAATTGGATCAATCGCGGCGGGTCAGAGGATTTTACCCGTTTGGTGGAGTATCGCGACGATTTTCAGCCAGGTGCCCGGCGGTTTGACATGGGCGAGAAATCCAATCCGCCGCTATTGCTGGGGGCGAGCGCCGGGTTCGATTTCCTGCTCGAATTCGGCGTGGATGCCATCGCTGATGAGCTTGGACAGCGCAGCAATGCCATTGCAGCGGAGGCAGCGAAGATCGGCCTGACCGCTGCCGATATCGGGATCCGTGCGCCGCATTTTCTGTCTCTGGGATTCCAGGATAAAATGCCGGCCGGCCTTACGGAAAAGCTCGCGGCTAAACGGATATTTATCTCCCAGAGAGGGGCGTCGCTGCGCGTTACGCCGCACCTTTACAACACCCCTGCCGATAGCGCAGCGTTGATGGACGCCCTGCAGTAACTGGAATCTGCGACTGACAACAAAAAGGCCCGGCGTAATGCCGAGCCCAATTGGGTTAGTTTTCTGGTTGCCGCGAGTTACGCGGCAAGAGCCTTTTCATTGACTTCACCTGATGCGATCTGCGTCATCCGGCGATCACCCTCATATGTCTCATTCAGACAATTGCGGAGGGTTTTGACGTCGTTTTCAAGCTCGAGGCGACCTGCAAATGCTACTGCTGTGCCATATCCGGCGAGAGCATAGTGCACCATGCGCTGATATTGCGAGATGATTGATGCATCGCGCACGTCGCTGTCGGTGATGTCTGCGTTGATGGCGTGGGCTTTGGCTTCTTTAACGAGGCCTTCCATGCCTTTGCAGAATTCGCCGGTCGGGTCGGCTTTGTGTCCAGTGATCAGGTTTTTGACCTGTGCCATGCCGTCCTCGATGCCTTTGACACCGTCATCCAGTGCGCGGGTCAGATCCGGTGACGTGGCCGCATCGCGAAGCTTTTTCGTTGCCTCAAGCGATTGGCGGTTGGCGCTGTAGATGTCCTGCAGCTGGTCAATATAAAGGTCGGTGAGAGTGCGAATAGTCATTGTGCAAATCTCCCTTTCTGTTTCGTTTGCATATACCCTACCAATGGGCGGCGCAGGAAATCGTTCCAAAAAACTATTTGTTTTCTGTACGTTATTCGCTGAGTCATGGCTCAGCTGCGATGAGCCGAGGGTCTTGCGCCGTGGTTTAGGCGAGCCGTTGTTCGATCGGTACGTAATCGATATCGTATCCGAAATACCGCGGGCTGAAGACGTCCAATCCAGCCTCGCTGCGCCATAGCGGGTCGCAGCGAAAACCGAGCGCGGCGACAGTCTGGCCGCGTGAGTAGCCCGGATTCACAATACCGTCTGCGCTGTCCAGATCGACGATAGTTATCAGATCGGGGCAGGTGGCAATCACCGCGCCATTGCGGCGTGCCACAAGATGCTCGTTCTTCACATCAGTCTGGAATGTCTGCCCGGCAAAGGCGCCGTTTCCGGCGACGGTTACGGTGCCGATCAGAAATCCGTCTTCGTCTTTCCATGAAAAACCCGAGACCGTTCCAGTGAAAAGGAGATACCCGTCTCCGGCGGCGCGCGCGGCTTCGATCGGGTTGCCGCCAGCTGTTTTTGCTTCACGAACCGCTCGGCCGATATTCTGTGCAAGTGTCAGACTGTCAGTGACCAAAGTGCCGGGTTTCTTCGCCTGCGCGCCGGTGATCGGGCTGTCTGTGACCCCGCATTCCCGGCTAACTACGGCGATGCTGCGCAAAATATCCTCTGCGCGCGTCGGATCGCCCAACTGGCCGACAATCATCTCGTCCCCAAATGGGGTTGCTGCGCCGATCGGTGTC
This genomic interval carries:
- a CDS encoding NADP-dependent malic enzyme, whose product is MADDRKSGFTTREALFYHETIRPGKLEIVATKPMTSQRDLSLAYSPGVAAPVEAIAADPSLATRYTAKGNLVAVISNGSAILGLGNLGALASKPVMEGKAVLFKRFADVDSIDIELDTEDPEAFINAVALMEPSFGGINLEDIKAPECFIIEAALRERMNIPVMHDDQHGTAIITAAGLLNACHLTDRDIKDVKVVVNGAGAAAIACTALIKAMGVSHENVIMCDRSGPITPGRDNVDQWKSAHAVQTSATTLEEALDGADIFLGLSAAGALKPEWVKKMADKPIIFAMANPVPEIMPDEAKAVRPDAIIATGRSDFPNQVNNVLGFPFIFRGALDVQATTINEEMKVAAAQAIAELARERVPEEVASAYGKNQKFGTDYIIPAPFDPRLIEVVSSAVAKAAMDSGVAKSEIADFDEYRTKLKSRLNPTTSVLAGVYNEAKANPKRMVFAEAEEEVMLRAAIQYRDFGYGTPILVGRTKAVLDKLHQLSVSDPGSFEIQNSADSEHVPAMVDYLYKRLQRKGYTERDVRRLVNQERNVFATLLVALGHGDGMISGLTRTFAQTVREVNMVLDKKPGALPFGIHMMIGKNHTTFLADTTMNERPNAEELAHIAKETAAVARRMGHEPRVAFLSYSTFGNPSGQWLGNIREAVAILDREDPGFEYEGEMAPDAALNPKVMKLYPFSRLSGPANVLIMPGLQSANLSAKMLRELGSNATVGPMLLGMDKPVQIVPMTALAPDVLTLAVLAGAGVVV
- a CDS encoding aminotransferase class V-fold PLP-dependent enzyme, whose translation is MGGIASQRDRFSIPADVHYLNCAYMAPLSHGVLSAMEDAARLKAEPWNFKPADFFAVCEHFRTRAAKVARVSADNLAIVPSVSYALALAAKNLPLAAGQQIVTLADQFPSNIYVWRDLAERCGGTVIAVQRDDDAAWTEAVLDAIGPDTAIVAVPHCHWADGRIVDLTAVGAMCRSVGAALVLDLTQSLGAMPIDLAEVQPDFAVAACYKWLMGPYGIAMLYVNPKHHAGEPLEYNWINRGGSEDFTRLVEYRDDFQPGARRFDMGEKSNPPLLLGASAGFDFLLEFGVDAIADELGQRSNAIAAEAAKIGLTAADIGIRAPHFLSLGFQDKMPAGLTEKLAAKRIFISQRGASLRVTPHLYNTPADSAALMDALQ
- a CDS encoding ferritin-like domain-containing protein translates to MTIRTLTDLYIDQLQDIYSANRQSLEATKKLRDAATSPDLTRALDDGVKGIEDGMAQVKNLITGHKADPTGEFCKGMEGLVKEAKAHAINADITDSDVRDASIISQYQRMVHYALAGYGTAVAFAGRLELENDVKTLRNCLNETYEGDRRMTQIASGEVNEKALAA
- a CDS encoding DUF917 domain-containing protein; the encoded protein is MASRRQFLGGLAVAAGTLAACRELPADGERPSIAGARVLDKTALEDALLGSSYLGTGGGGSLSEARDLIAQDLAAGLTFSMIPVSALSDTDRVACPYGLASLAETSEDMQAKLNAVENPVEVPVQAAFEALEKHIGQKFAGVIMGEIGPLSLAEGLSTAARLGVPALDADTVGRAVPEINQHSVKVAGLPLTPIGAATPFGDEMIVGQLGDPTRAEDILRSIAVVSRECGVTDSPITGAQAKKPGTLVTDSLTLAQNIGRAVREAKTAGGNPIEAARAAGDGYLLFTGTVSGFSWKDEDGFLIGTVTVAGNGAFAGQTFQTDVKNEHLVARRNGAVIATCPDLITIVDLDSADGIVNPGYSRGQTVAALGFRCDPLWRSEAGLDVFSPRYFGYDIDYVPIEQRLA